Genomic window (Xylanimonas protaetiae):
CCCCGGTGGCCAAGGCGACGGGCCGCGACCGCATCCCGGCCGCGGCGCGAGTGCTCCGCTCCCCCGCCGGCCGGGCCGCCGCCCGGGCGTACGCCGCCACCTGGTTCTCCCGGCGTCGCGCGCGGGGCGACGAGCCCGACCACGTCCCCGGCTACGGGATCGCGCTGATCTCCCGGCACCCCGTGCGGGAGTGGCGGCACGTGCGGCTCCCGCTCGCGTCCCCCTGGCTGTTCGACCGGTTCCAGCTCGGCGCCGACCAGCCGCGCGTGGCGGTGTGCGCCGTCGTCGGCACGCCGGACGGGCCGCTCACGGTGGCGACCACGCACCTGTCCAACGGTTCCACGTGGAACAGGACGCAGCTGCGCTGGCTCGTGGACGGGCTGCGTGGGGCGCCGCGGCCCCTCGTGCTGCTGGGCGACCTCAACCTCCGCGGTGCCGAGCCCGCCGCGCTGACCGGGTGGCGGGACCTCGTCGACGCGGCGACGTACCCCCGTCACCGGCCGTCGC
Coding sequences:
- a CDS encoding endonuclease/exonuclease/phosphatase family protein, with the translated sequence MSLRLATFNVQHGRMPDGRVDPAFLAAAVASLDADVVALQEVDRGQVRSGGAHLARLVAEAMGATELRYVPAVAGRIEPPRAAPGEAPGADDPARALAPVAKATGRDRIPAAARVLRSPAGRAAARAYAATWFSRRRARGDEPDHVPGYGIALISRHPVREWRHVRLPLASPWLFDRFQLGADQPRVAVCAVVGTPDGPLTVATTHLSNGSTWNRTQLRWLVDGLRGAPRPLVLLGDLNLRGAEPAALTGWRDLVDAATYPRHRPSLGLDHVLVDDDVLVDAGAGRTLRLLAPAETVDLGVSDHRAVVVDVRLDPAG